One genomic segment of Hordeum vulgare subsp. vulgare chromosome 2H, MorexV3_pseudomolecules_assembly, whole genome shotgun sequence includes these proteins:
- the LOC123427589 gene encoding probable LRR receptor-like serine/threonine-protein kinase At1g56130 isoform X2, translated as MKLLHGAALSLALLLPLLAEVTHAQQTPTTHPGDAAALNAVFAKLGQKASSAWNISGDLCTGAATDDAVDIDNDGTFNPAIKCVCPAGNASVCRITRLKIYALDAVGTIPEELRNLTRLTNLNLAQNYLTGSLPSFIGELTEMQYMSFGINALSGPLPKELGNLTNLVSLGIGSNNFSGSLPSELGNLPKLNQLYMDSAGLSGPLPASLSKLTQMKTLWASDNDFTGQLPDYIGSWSLTDLRFQGNSFQGPIPTTFSNLDQLASLRIGDILNGSSSSLAFLNNMTSLSTLILRNCRISDKLSSIDFSKFTSLNLLDLSFNNITGQVPQTLLNLSSLGFLFLGNNSLSGSLPSSVGSALKNLDFSYNQLSGSIPSWAKDSQLNLVTNNFVDNSSSNSVLPTGWGCLQRNTPCFLGSPKSSSFAVDCGSSRPVSGSDKSVYEPDGGNLGPATFYVTGAPTWGVSNVGKFVDTLNDSYIIYSSHQFQNTLDTELFRNARMSPSSLRYFGIGLENGNYTVTLQFAEFGFTDTQSWKSVGRRVFDIYVQGVRKEQNFDIRKTAGGKSYTAVRKQYVVPVTKNFLEIHLFWAGKGTCCIPTQGYYGPAISALSATPNFIPTVRNAAAKKSGSKAGVIAGVIVGLAVLGLAAFAGIFVWRQRQKRRKLSLEQEELYSIVGRPNVLSYGELRSATDNFSPNNLLGQGGYGSVFKGKLTDGRFVAVKQLSEASHQGKREFATEIETISRVQHRNLVKLYGCCLEGNKPLLVYEYLENGSLDHALFGKGGSSLDWPTRFEICLGVARGLSYLHEESSIRVVHRDIKASNILLDANLNPKISDFGLAKLYDDQKTHVSTKVAGTFGYLAPEYAMRGHMTEKIDVFAFGVVVLETLAGRPNYSTKDENKVYIFEWVWELYEDNQPLDVLDPRLEEFDSEEVLRAIKVALLCTQGSPHQRPSMSRVVAMLTGDVEAPDVVTKPSYITEWQIKGGNTTYMSTDVSGQSSSAPRPNSQTSSPFLSSVIDEGR; from the exons ATGAAGCTCCTCCATGGCGCGGCGCTCTCGCTCGCGCTGCTGCTTCCGCTTCTCGCGGAGGTCACCCATGCTCAGCAGACGCCGACGACCCATCCGGGCGACG CGGCGGCGCTGAACGCGGTGTTCGCCAAGCTCGGCCAGAAGGCGTCCTCCGCATGGAACATCAGCGGCGACCTCTGCACCGGCGCCGCCACCGACGACGCCGTCGACATCGACAACGACGGCACCTTCAACCCGGCCATCAAGTGCGTCTGCCCCGCCGGCAACGCCTCCGTCTGCCGCATCACCAGGCT GAAAATATACGCCCTGGACGCAGTCGGCACGATACCAGAAGAGCTCCGGAACCTCACGAGACTGACCAACTT GAATTTAGCACAGAATTACTTAACAGGGTCTTTACCATCTTTTATTGGGGAGTTGACTGAGATGCAGTACAT GAGTTTTGGCATCAATGCGCTATCTGGACCTCTACCAAAGGAGCTTGGGAACCTTACGAATCTTGTATCACT TGGCATTGGCTCAAACAATTTTAGTGGCTCACTTCCTTCGGAATTGGGAAACCTGCCCAAACTTAATCAACT GTACATGGACAGCGCTGGCCTTAGCGGTCCACTACCAGCATCACTTTCCAAGCTTACGCAAATGAAAACATT GTGGGCATCAGATAATGATTTTACTGGGCAGTTACCAGATTATATTGGGAGCTGGAGTTTAACAGACCT GAGGTTTCAAGGCAATTCTTTTCAAGGTCCAATTCCAACTACCTTTTCCAATCTTGACCAATTGGCAAGCTT ACGAATCGGTGATATATTAAATGGGAGTTCGTCTTCACTGGCATTTCTCAATAACATGACATCTTTGAGCACCTT GATTTTGAGGAACTGCAGGATATCTGATAAGCTTTCATCGATAGACTTTTCAAAGTTCACGAGTTTAAACTTACT GGATTTGAGTTTCAACAATATCACAGGCCAAGTACCACAAACCTTGTTGAATCTGAGCTCACTAGGATTCTT ATTTCTTGGGAATAATAGCCTTTCAGGAAGCCTTCCAAGCTCAGTAGGATCTGCGCTTAAAAATTT AGATTTTTCTTACAACCAGCTCTCAGGAAGCATTCCTTCATGGGCTAAAGATTCACAATT GAATCTGGTGACAAACAATTTCGTGGACAATAGTTCGAGCAACAG TGTCTTACCTACGGGGTGGGGATGCCTTCAGCGTAATACACCATGCTTTCTTGGTTCTCCAAAGT CTTCCTCCTTTGCTGTGGACTGTGGCAGTAGCCGGCCTGTATCAGGCTCAGATAAATCTGTGTATGAACCTGACGGTGGAAATCTTGGACCTGCGACATTTTATGTTACAGGAGCACCAACATGGGGTGTCAGCAACGTTGGAAAGTTCGTAGATACGCTGAATGACAGTTATATAATCTACAGTTCGCACCAGTTTCAGAATACACTTGATACAGAACTGTTCCGGAATGCAAGGATGTCACCATCATCCTTAAGATACTTTGGTATTGGACTTGAAAATGGAAACTATACAGTTACACTTCAATTTGCAGAGTTTGGCTTCACAGACACTCAGTCTTGGAAGAGCGTAGGGAGAAGGGTTTTCGATATATATGTCCAG GGTGTGCGTAAAGAACAGAACTTTGACATAAGGAAGACGGCAGGTGGGAAATCTTACACTGCTGTTAGGAAGCAGTACGTTGTTCCTGTCACAAAGAACTTTCTTGAGATTCATCTCTTCTGGGCCGGCAAGGGCACTTGCTGCATTCCTACTCAAGGCTACTACGGGCCTGCGATCTCAGCTTTGAGTGCAACACCAA ATTTCATCCCTACAGTGCGTAATGCTGCGGCAAAGAAGAGTGGTAGTAAAGCAGGTGTGATTGCAGGAGTTATAGTTGGTCTAGCAGTTTTAGGATTGGCAGCATTTGCCGGGATCTTTGTTTGGAGGCAGAGGCAGAAAAGGAGAAAACTATCATTGGAGCAAGAAG AGCTGTACAGTATTGTGGGACGACCTAATGTCCTCAGTTATGGTGAACTGAGGTCagctactgataatttcagtcctAATAACCTTCTTGGCCAAGGAGGGTATGGGTCGGTCTTTAAG GGAAAGTTAACTGATGGTAGGTTCGTGGCAGTGAAGCAGCTGTCTGAAGCATCTCATCAGGGGAAAAGGGAATTCGCGACGGAAATAGAAACTATATCTCGAGTGCAACACCGTAATCTCGTGAAGTTGTATGGCTGCTGCCTTGAGGGCAATAAGCCACTGCTTGTTTATGAGTACCTGGAGAATGGAAGCCTGGACCATGCTCTGTTTG GCAAAGGAGGGTCAAGCCTAGACTGGCCAACACGTTTTGAGATATGCTTAGGCGTTGCAAGAGGCCTTtcctatcttcatgaggaatctaGCATCCGTGTTGTGCACAGGGACATAAAGGCCAGCAATATCTTACTTGATGCCAATCTTAATCCTAAGATCTCGGATTTTGGGCTCGCCAAACTTTATGATGACCAGAAGACACATGTGAGCACGAAGGTTGCTGGTACATT TGGCTATCTCGCACCTGAGTATGCCATGAGAGGCCATATGACTGAGAAGATCGACGTGTTTGCATTCGGGGTCGTAGTATTGGAGACTTTAGCTGGGAGACCAAACTACAGCACGAAGGACGAGAACAAGGTTTATATTTTCGAATGG GTGTGGGAACTATACGAGGACAACCAGCCGCTGGACGTGTTGGACCCGAGGCTGGAAGAGTTCGACAGCGAGGAGGTGCTCCGTGCCATCAAGGTGGCGCTGCTCTGCACCCAGGGCTCCCCCCACCAGCGCCCCTCCATGTCGAGGGTGGTGGCGATGCTGACGGGCGACGTCGAGGCGCCCGACGTGGTGACCAAGCCCAGCTACATCACCGAGTGGCAGATCAAGGGCGGCAACACCACCTACATGAGCACCGACGTCAGCGGGCAGTCGAGCTCGGCGCCGCGGCCCAACTCCCAAACCTCCTCGCCGTTCCTGAGCTCCGTCATCGACGAAGGCCGCTGA
- the LOC123427589 gene encoding probable LRR receptor-like serine/threonine-protein kinase At1g56130 isoform X1 has product MRRGRQQLLHGHAHGAALALLLLLLLAAVAHAQRQRTHPGDAAALNAVFAKLGQKASSAWNISGDLCTGAATDDAVDIDNDGTFNPAIKCVCPAGNASVCRITRLKIYALDAVGTIPEELRNLTRLTNLNLAQNYLTGSLPSFIGELTEMQYMSFGINALSGPLPKELGNLTNLVSLGIGSNNFSGSLPSELGNLPKLNQLYMDSAGLSGPLPASLSKLTQMKTLWASDNDFTGQLPDYIGSWSLTDLRFQGNSFQGPIPTTFSNLDQLASLRIGDILNGSSSSLAFLNNMTSLSTLILRNCRISDKLSSIDFSKFTSLNLLDLSFNNITGQVPQTLLNLSSLGFLFLGNNSLSGSLPSSVGSALKNLDFSYNQLSGSIPSWAKDSQLNLVTNNFVDNSSSNSVLPTGWGCLQRNTPCFLGSPKSSSFAVDCGSSRPVSGSDKSVYEPDGGNLGPATFYVTGAPTWGVSNVGKFVDTLNDSYIIYSSHQFQNTLDTELFRNARMSPSSLRYFGIGLENGNYTVTLQFAEFGFTDTQSWKSVGRRVFDIYVQGVRKEQNFDIRKTAGGKSYTAVRKQYVVPVTKNFLEIHLFWAGKGTCCIPTQGYYGPAISALSATPNFIPTVRNAAAKKSGSKAGVIAGVIVGLAVLGLAAFAGIFVWRQRQKRRKLSLEQEELYSIVGRPNVLSYGELRSATDNFSPNNLLGQGGYGSVFKGKLTDGRFVAVKQLSEASHQGKREFATEIETISRVQHRNLVKLYGCCLEGNKPLLVYEYLENGSLDHALFGKGGSSLDWPTRFEICLGVARGLSYLHEESSIRVVHRDIKASNILLDANLNPKISDFGLAKLYDDQKTHVSTKVAGTFGYLAPEYAMRGHMTEKIDVFAFGVVVLETLAGRPNYSTKDENKVYIFEWVWELYEDNQPLDVLDPRLEEFDSEEVLRAIKVALLCTQGSPHQRPSMSRVVAMLTGDVEAPDVVTKPSYITEWQIKGGNTTYMSTDVSGQSSSAPRPNSQTSSPFLSSVIDEGR; this is encoded by the exons atgaGGCGGGGGAGGCAGCAGCTCCTCCACGGCCATGCCCATGGCGCCGCGCTcgccctgctgctgctgctgcttctcgcGGCGGTCGCCCATGCTCAGAGGCAGCGGACCCATCCCGGCGACG CGGCGGCGCTGAACGCGGTGTTCGCCAAGCTCGGCCAGAAGGCGTCCTCCGCATGGAACATCAGCGGCGACCTCTGCACCGGCGCCGCCACCGACGACGCCGTCGACATCGACAACGACGGCACCTTCAACCCGGCCATCAAGTGCGTCTGCCCCGCCGGCAACGCCTCCGTCTGCCGCATCACCAGGCT GAAAATATACGCCCTGGACGCAGTCGGCACGATACCAGAAGAGCTCCGGAACCTCACGAGACTGACCAACTT GAATTTAGCACAGAATTACTTAACAGGGTCTTTACCATCTTTTATTGGGGAGTTGACTGAGATGCAGTACAT GAGTTTTGGCATCAATGCGCTATCTGGACCTCTACCAAAGGAGCTTGGGAACCTTACGAATCTTGTATCACT TGGCATTGGCTCAAACAATTTTAGTGGCTCACTTCCTTCGGAATTGGGAAACCTGCCCAAACTTAATCAACT GTACATGGACAGCGCTGGCCTTAGCGGTCCACTACCAGCATCACTTTCCAAGCTTACGCAAATGAAAACATT GTGGGCATCAGATAATGATTTTACTGGGCAGTTACCAGATTATATTGGGAGCTGGAGTTTAACAGACCT GAGGTTTCAAGGCAATTCTTTTCAAGGTCCAATTCCAACTACCTTTTCCAATCTTGACCAATTGGCAAGCTT ACGAATCGGTGATATATTAAATGGGAGTTCGTCTTCACTGGCATTTCTCAATAACATGACATCTTTGAGCACCTT GATTTTGAGGAACTGCAGGATATCTGATAAGCTTTCATCGATAGACTTTTCAAAGTTCACGAGTTTAAACTTACT GGATTTGAGTTTCAACAATATCACAGGCCAAGTACCACAAACCTTGTTGAATCTGAGCTCACTAGGATTCTT ATTTCTTGGGAATAATAGCCTTTCAGGAAGCCTTCCAAGCTCAGTAGGATCTGCGCTTAAAAATTT AGATTTTTCTTACAACCAGCTCTCAGGAAGCATTCCTTCATGGGCTAAAGATTCACAATT GAATCTGGTGACAAACAATTTCGTGGACAATAGTTCGAGCAACAG TGTCTTACCTACGGGGTGGGGATGCCTTCAGCGTAATACACCATGCTTTCTTGGTTCTCCAAAGT CTTCCTCCTTTGCTGTGGACTGTGGCAGTAGCCGGCCTGTATCAGGCTCAGATAAATCTGTGTATGAACCTGACGGTGGAAATCTTGGACCTGCGACATTTTATGTTACAGGAGCACCAACATGGGGTGTCAGCAACGTTGGAAAGTTCGTAGATACGCTGAATGACAGTTATATAATCTACAGTTCGCACCAGTTTCAGAATACACTTGATACAGAACTGTTCCGGAATGCAAGGATGTCACCATCATCCTTAAGATACTTTGGTATTGGACTTGAAAATGGAAACTATACAGTTACACTTCAATTTGCAGAGTTTGGCTTCACAGACACTCAGTCTTGGAAGAGCGTAGGGAGAAGGGTTTTCGATATATATGTCCAG GGTGTGCGTAAAGAACAGAACTTTGACATAAGGAAGACGGCAGGTGGGAAATCTTACACTGCTGTTAGGAAGCAGTACGTTGTTCCTGTCACAAAGAACTTTCTTGAGATTCATCTCTTCTGGGCCGGCAAGGGCACTTGCTGCATTCCTACTCAAGGCTACTACGGGCCTGCGATCTCAGCTTTGAGTGCAACACCAA ATTTCATCCCTACAGTGCGTAATGCTGCGGCAAAGAAGAGTGGTAGTAAAGCAGGTGTGATTGCAGGAGTTATAGTTGGTCTAGCAGTTTTAGGATTGGCAGCATTTGCCGGGATCTTTGTTTGGAGGCAGAGGCAGAAAAGGAGAAAACTATCATTGGAGCAAGAAG AGCTGTACAGTATTGTGGGACGACCTAATGTCCTCAGTTATGGTGAACTGAGGTCagctactgataatttcagtcctAATAACCTTCTTGGCCAAGGAGGGTATGGGTCGGTCTTTAAG GGAAAGTTAACTGATGGTAGGTTCGTGGCAGTGAAGCAGCTGTCTGAAGCATCTCATCAGGGGAAAAGGGAATTCGCGACGGAAATAGAAACTATATCTCGAGTGCAACACCGTAATCTCGTGAAGTTGTATGGCTGCTGCCTTGAGGGCAATAAGCCACTGCTTGTTTATGAGTACCTGGAGAATGGAAGCCTGGACCATGCTCTGTTTG GCAAAGGAGGGTCAAGCCTAGACTGGCCAACACGTTTTGAGATATGCTTAGGCGTTGCAAGAGGCCTTtcctatcttcatgaggaatctaGCATCCGTGTTGTGCACAGGGACATAAAGGCCAGCAATATCTTACTTGATGCCAATCTTAATCCTAAGATCTCGGATTTTGGGCTCGCCAAACTTTATGATGACCAGAAGACACATGTGAGCACGAAGGTTGCTGGTACATT TGGCTATCTCGCACCTGAGTATGCCATGAGAGGCCATATGACTGAGAAGATCGACGTGTTTGCATTCGGGGTCGTAGTATTGGAGACTTTAGCTGGGAGACCAAACTACAGCACGAAGGACGAGAACAAGGTTTATATTTTCGAATGG GTGTGGGAACTATACGAGGACAACCAGCCGCTGGACGTGTTGGACCCGAGGCTGGAAGAGTTCGACAGCGAGGAGGTGCTCCGTGCCATCAAGGTGGCGCTGCTCTGCACCCAGGGCTCCCCCCACCAGCGCCCCTCCATGTCGAGGGTGGTGGCGATGCTGACGGGCGACGTCGAGGCGCCCGACGTGGTGACCAAGCCCAGCTACATCACCGAGTGGCAGATCAAGGGCGGCAACACCACCTACATGAGCACCGACGTCAGCGGGCAGTCGAGCTCGGCGCCGCGGCCCAACTCCCAAACCTCCTCGCCGTTCCTGAGCTCCGTCATCGACGAAGGCCGCTGA
- the LOC123427588 gene encoding probable LRR receptor-like serine/threonine-protein kinase At1g56130, which produces MGHPSPRRSSCLRHGSVLLLPPLLLLTALCSSWRAAAQAQAPPPPQTDPTEAAAVNAILGKLGLSAPASWNISGNPCSGAATDDTPLDDNPNFNPAIKCDCTDQNGTVCHVTRLKINSLDAAGPIPEELRNLTHLIKLDFRKNSLTGPLPAFIGELTALKYITVGTNALSGPVPKELWNLTDLVSLALGSNHFNGTLPDELGKLKKLQQLYIDSNDFTGPLPAALSQLTNLSTLWASDNSFTGQIPDYLGSLTNMTQLRLQGNSFQGPIPRSLSNLIKLTSLRIGDIVNGSSSLVFVGNMTTLGDLVLRNSKISDTLASVDFSKFVNLTLLDLSFNNITGQMPQSIFDLPSLNFVFLGNNSLSGSLPATKSPLLTNLDFSYNHLSGSFPSWITQKNVQLNLVANDFVIDSSNNSVLPLGLNCLQRNTPCSLGSPHSSSLAVDCGGSRTISGSDGAMYQADNANLGASSYYVGGAPIWGVSSTGRFMDPPNGSYIIYSSRQFQNTLDSGLFQTARMSPSSLRYYGIGLENGNYTVTLQFAEFDSPDPQAWKSRARRVFDIYLQGERREQNFDIRKAAGGKSFVVVKKQYVVPVVKNFLEIHLFWAGKGTCCIPTQGYYGPAISALSATPNFIPTVHYSVDNKRNSKTGMIVGVVIGVAVCLLAALAGVFVWRQKRRKLLLELEELYTIVGRPNVFSYSELRSATENFDSSNLLGEGGYGSVYKGKLSDGRVVAVKQLSESSNQGKVQFATEIETISRVQHRNLVKLYGCCLESKTPLLVYECLENGSLDHALFGKGGLNLDWPRRFEICLGIARGIAYLHEESSVRIVHRDIKASNVLLDADLNPKISDFGLAKLYDGKKTHVSTKVAGTFGYLAPEYAMRGHMTEKIDVFAFGVVALEIVAGESNHHTTLEEETTYIFEKVWDLYENGNPLDFVDPKLSKFKSEEVLRVIRVALICTQGSPHRRPSMSRVVSMLTGDADMAGEEVIKPSYITEWQVKAGSSSSYTGTSSQAGLSSSSTTQQFFGAGPAAGGDATPATGNPSPMFTSIIDEGR; this is translated from the exons ATGGGTCATCCGAGTCCAAGGCGGAGCTCGTGCCTCCGCCATGGCTCCGTGCTCCTCTTGCCGCCGCTGCTGCTCCTGACAGCCCTGTGCTCTTCCTGGAGGGCGGCCGCTCAGGCtcaggcgccgccgccgccgcagaccGACCCGACCGAAG cggcggcggtgaACGCGATACTGGGGAAGCTGGGGCTATCGGCGCCGGCGTCGTGGAACATCAGCGGCAACCCATGCAGCGGCGCCGCCACGGATGACACGCCGCTGGACGACAACCCAAACTTCAACCCGGCCATCAAGTGCGACTGCACCGACCAGAACGGCACCGTCTGCCATGTCACCAGACT GAAGATAAATTCGCTGGACGCGGCTGGCCCCATTCCGGAAGAGCTGCGGAACCTCACCCACCTCATCAAACT GGACTTCAGGAAAAACAGCTTGACCGGCCCGTTGCCAGCGTTCATCGGAGAACTGACTGCGCTGAAGTACAT AACCGTGGGCACCAATGCATTATCCGGACCTGTCCCGAAGGAGCTATGGAATCTTACAGATCTCGTATCACT TGCATTGGGCTCAAACCATTTTAACGGTACACTTCCAGATGAGTTGGGAAAATTGAAAAAACTTCAGCAGCT GTATATTGATAGTAATGACTTCACTGGTCCTCTACCAGCGGCGCTGTCCCAGCTTACAAACCTGTCAACCTT GTGGGCATCAGACAATAGTTTCACTGGGCAGATACCTGATTATCTTGGGAGCTTGACAAATATGACCCAACT GAGGCTCCAAGGAAACTCTTTTCAAGGACCGATTCCCAGAAGTCTTTCTAATCTTATCAAGTTGACAAGCCT gagaataggcgatatagtaaATGGAAGCTCTTCACTGGTGTTCGTGGGAAACATGACAACTTTGGGTGATCT AGTACTGAGGAACAGCAAGATATCTGACACACTTGCATCGGTAGACTTCTCAAAATTTGTAAATTTAACTTTACT GGATTTGAGTTTTAACAATATCACAGGCCAAATGCCTCAGTCAATCTTTGATCTTCCTTCGCTTAATTTTGT ATTTCTTGGCAATAATAGCCTTTCGGGAAGTCTACCAGCCACGAAATCTCCGCTACTTACCAATTT AGATTTTTCATACAACCACCTTTCAGGAAGCTTTCCTTCTTGGATTACCCAGAAAAACGTACAATT GAATTTGGTGGCAAACGACTTTGTGATCGATAGCTCCAATAACAG TGTTTTGCCATTGGGATTGAATTGTCTTCAGCGAAATACCCCCTGTTCTCTCGGCTCTCCACACT ctTCCTCCTTAGCGGTGGACTGTGGTGGTAGTAGAACTATATCAGGCTCAGATGGTGCCATGTATCAAGCTGATAATGCCAATCTTGGTGCTTCGTCATATTATGTTGGGGGCGCACCTATATGGGGTGTTAGCAGCACTGGAAGATTCATGGACCCACCCAATGGCAGTTACATAATCTACAGCTCACGCCAATTTCAGAACACACTAGATTCTGGACTGTTCCAAACAGCAAGGATGTCACCATCATCTTTGAGATACTATGGCATTGGACTCGAGAATGGAAACTATACCGTGACACTTCAGTTTGCGGAGTTTGACTCCCCTGATCCACAGGCTTGGAAAAGCAGAGCGAGAAGAGTTTTTGATATCTATCTCCAG GGAGAGCGCAGGGAACAGAACTTCGACATAAGAAAGGCTGCAGGAGGGAAATCTTTCGTTGTTGTAAAGAAGCAGTATGTTGTTCCTGTGGTAAAAAACTTCCTTGAGATTCATCTCTTCTGGGCTGGCAAGGGTACTTGCTGCATTCCTACTCAAGGCTACTATGGGCCTGCAATATCGGCTTTGAGCGCAACCCCAA ATTTCATCCCTACTGTGCATTACTCTGTGGATAACAAGAGAAACAGTAAAACTGGTATGATTGTTGGAGTTGTAATTGGTGTTGCTGTTTGTTTGCTGGCTGCTCTTGCTGGAGTCTTTGTATGGAGGCAGAAAAGGAGAAAATTGTTATTGGAGTTAGAAG AGCTGTACACTATAGTTGGAAGACCAAATGTATTCAGTTATAGTGAGCTAAGGTCAGCCACGGAAAATTTTGATTCCAGTAACCTACTTGGTGAAGGAGGATATGGATCAGTTTACAAG GGTAAGTTAAGTGATGGAAGAGTGGTGGCAGTGAAGCAGCTCTCTGAATCATCTAATCAGGGGAAAGTTCAATTTGCTACGGAAATAGAGACTATATCAAGGGTGCAACACCGTAATCTCGTGAAGTTGTACGGTTGCTGCCTTGAGAGCAAAACACCCCTGTTGGTTTATGAGTGCCTGGAGAATGGAAGCCTTGATCACGCGCTGTTTG GAAAGGGAGGCTTGAACCTAGACTGGCCAAGACGATTCGAGATATGCTTAGGCATAGCAAGAGGTATAGCTTATCTCCACGAGGAGTCGAGCGTCCGCATCGTGCACAGGGATATAAAGGCCAGCAATGTCTTGCTagatgccgatctcaacccaaagATCTCGGATTTCGGGCTTGCCAAGCTTTATGATGGCAAGAAGACTCATGTGAGCACAAAAGTTGCAGGCACATT TGGCTACCTTGCACCTGAGTACGCCATGAGAGGTCACATGACTGAGAAGATTGATGTGTTTGCGTTCGGCGTCGTAGCGCTGGAGATTGTTGCTGGTGAATCGAACCATCACACTACGCTTGAAGAGGAGACAACATATATATTtgaaaag GTGTGGGACCTGTACGAGAACGGCAACCCCCTGGACTTCGTGGACCCCAAGCTCTCGAAGTTCAAGAGCGAGGAGGTGCTCCGGGTGATCCGCGTCGCGCTCATCTGCACCCAGGGATCACCCCACCGACGGCCGTCCATGTCAAGGGTGGTGTCAATGCTCACGGGAGACGCTGACATGGCCGGGGAGGAGGTGATCAAACCGAGCTACATCACGGAGTGGCAGGTCAAGGCCGGGAGCAGCAGCAGTTACACGGGCACGAGCAGCCAGGCCggtctgtcgtcgtcgtcgaccaCGCAGCAGTTTTTCGGCGCCGGCCCTGCTGCAGGCGGGGATGCCACGCCGGCGACCGGGAACCCGTCACCGATGTTCACCTCCATCATCGATGAGGGCAGGTGA